TCAGCTTTGACGACCTCTTCCCCGCATTTCACGCCATAAATTTTTTCGCCTTCATACAGCAGGCGATCCACCGGCGTATTGAAACGAAACACGACGCCTGCCTGTTCGGCCATGTTCGCCAATTGTTGGGTGAAAAGCTGGCAGTCGCCGGTTTCATCATTGGGCAGGCGTAAGCCGCCTGTGAGTTTATGCGCCACTTCCGCCAGCGCGGGTTCAACTTCCGCCAGCCGCGCGGACTCCAGCAACTGATAAGGCACACCGGCATCCTGTAATACCGCAATATCACGGGTGGCGTTTTCATACTGCTCGGCGGTGCGGAACAGTTGCAGCGTGCCGCCCTGCCGCCCTTCATACTGAATGCCGGTGGTTTCACGGAGCAGTTTCAGGCAATCACGGCTATATTCAGCCAGACGCACCATGCGCCCTTTGTTTTCCATATAGTGCCGGGTGTCGCAGTTACGCAGCATCTGCCACATCCATTTAAGCTGGGATGAAGAGCCATCAAGGCTAATAGCCAGTGGCGCGTGACGCTGGAACATCCATTTGATGGCTTTGAGTGGCACACCGGGTGCCGCCCACGGTGCGGCATAGCCGGGAGAAATTTGTCCGGCGTTCCCCGCACTGGTTTCCTGCGCCGGACCGGCCTGGCGATCAATTACTGTGACGTCATGCCCGGCCTGACGTAAATACCAGGCGCTGGCAACCCCTACCACGCCACTGCCTAAAACAACGACTCGCATATCCCTCTCCCGTGAGTAAAGCACAATCATCTAATTACAAATTGATAACTCAGATGAAAATATTATTCAACATATGGCTTTTTTATGGTGACCTTCCTCACAGCCTCTGCGCCTCATCAGGCCTGCCATTAATTAGCATCTCCTGCTACGGGTCATTTCGCCGCAGAATAATATTTCGTAGACATGACAATTCACGCAGTTGATACACAGAAAAATCGCGAAGAAATCGCTTTGCCTGGCGTACAGTTTGAAATGGGTGTTCTATGCTTGAAATGAGACACTCCATACAGAGAGTGTCGTTAACAATGAGGGCGCGCTAATGGCTACGATTGACTCAATGAATCAGGATTCTATTCGTCTGAGCGATGGACCCGACTGGACTTTCGATCTGCTGGATGTTTACCTGGCAGAGATTGACCGGGTGGCGAAACTTTACCGGCTGGATACCTATCCGCATCAAATCGAAGTGATCACCTCCGAGCAGATGATGGATGCCTACTCCAGCGTCGGTATGCCCATTAATTACCCTCACTGGTCGTTTGGTAAAAAGTTTATTGAAACCGAACGGCTGTACAAACATGGCCAGCAGGGGCTCGCTTATGAAATCGTTATTAACTCTAACCCCTGTATCGCCTATTTGATGGAAGAGAACACCATTACCATGCAGGCGCTGGTGATGGCACACGCCTGCTACGGGCATAACTCGTTTTTCAAAAATAACTACCTGTTCCGCAGTTGGACTGACGCCAGCTCAATCGTCGATTACCTGATCTTCGCGCGTAAATACATTACGGATTGCGAAGAGCGA
The nucleotide sequence above comes from Kosakonia sp. H02. Encoded proteins:
- a CDS encoding D-amino acid dehydrogenase, with the translated sequence MRVVVLGSGVVGVASAWYLRQAGHDVTVIDRQAGPAQETSAGNAGQISPGYAAPWAAPGVPLKAIKWMFQRHAPLAISLDGSSSQLKWMWQMLRNCDTRHYMENKGRMVRLAEYSRDCLKLLRETTGIQYEGRQGGTLQLFRTAEQYENATRDIAVLQDAGVPYQLLESARLAEVEPALAEVAHKLTGGLRLPNDETGDCQLFTQQLANMAEQAGVVFRFNTPVDRLLYEGEKIYGVKCGEEVVKADAYVMAFGSWSTALLKGIVDIPVYPLKGYSLTIPVAQEDGAPVSTILDETYKIAITRFDQRIRVGGMAEIVGFNTELLQPRRETLEMVVRDLFPRGGHVEQATFWTGLRPMTPDGTPVVGRTPYKNLWLNTGHGTLGWTMACGSGQLLSDLMSGKTPAIAADDLSVARYLPGFVPARAQHLHGVHNS